ttttattaatttgcacttgttcCTTAGGACCAAAGATTATCTGAAGTTGACACCTCTTCAAACAAGTTGATGAGAGAAGAAGGTAACGACGCTAACAAAGTACCATGACATGAGTGACATGAGGCAATATGTAGCCTTCACTATGGCCAATATCCATTGATAGGTTGCTAAAATATTGGCGGCCTATCCAGGTTAAGTATATTTGAAACTAGGAAACTCAAAATTGTGTCATCTATCCAAATTCAGTGAGGTGGCGTGGTCCAGTAGTTAGGGCATTGGGTTTGCATGTGGTTTGCCTTGGGTTCAAATCCGGtgtctaacctctggtttggatttgtttccggttgtcccagaTTCAACTCAACcgcgctttgtaaatagcccaACTGGTTTCCTCCTGCCAGTTGAAGTtattaatcatgtttctgttaagtttggaTTATTAAGAGTGGGGttcctgtgaactagcttgatagctaagtgcgcTTCCACAATAAACAAAGCATTACATTAACATTTTACATTTGTTACATGTAAATAGTTAAAATCAGGCCTTTTTACGTGAAATATCTacgagtttgttttgtttttgaaggcatattaattttgtaaaagtttgtttgaaatttcttttaCAATTCTTAGGACATTCCAATTTCATTGAGATTGCtaattacagtaactttttttcCCAGAAAAGAGAAGTTCCAGACTACCTTTGTGGAAGAATAAGTTTGAGTTGATGAAGGATCCGGTCATCACACCCAGTGGAATTACGTATCCTTCACAGATCATTAGTATAGTAAATACGCTAGCCAGTTCCTAGTACTTCCTTTGGGTTGTTGAAACCCACCCTATTTATGCGATGCCGATGAATGAGATACATTGCAATGCGCCCTTGAATTGACTTAAAGAGCTACTATCATGATAAAAAAANNNNNNNNNNNNNNNNNNNNNNNNNNNNNNNNNNNNNNNNNNNNNNNNNNNNNNNNNNNNNNNNNNNNNNNNNNNNNNNNNNNNNNNNNNNNNNNNNNNNNNNNNNNNNNNNNNNNNNNNNNNNNNNNNNNNNNNNNNNNNNNNNNNNNNNNNNNNNNNNNNNNNNNNNNNNNNNNNNNNNNNNNNNNNNNNNNNNNNNNNNNNNNNNNNNNNNNNNNNNNNNNNNNNNNNNNNNNNNNNNNNNNNNNNNNNNNNNNNNNNNNNNNNNNNNNNNNNNNNNNNNNNNNNNNNNNNNNNNNNNNNNNNNNNNNNNNNNNNNNNNNNNNNNNNNNNNNNNNNNNNNNNNNNNNNNNNNNNNNNNNNNNNNNNNNNNNNNNNNNNNNNNNNNNNNNNNNNNNNNNNNNNNNNNNNNNNNNNNNNNNNNNNNNNNNNNNNNNNNNNNNNNNNNNNNNNNNNNNNNNNNNNNNNNNNNNNNNNNNNNNNNNNNNNNNNNNNNNNNNNNNNNNNNNNNNNNNNNNNNNNNNNNNNNNNNNNNNNNNNNNNNNNNNNNNNNNNNNNNNNNNNNNNNNNNNNNNNNNNNNNNNNNNNNNNNNNNNNNNNNNNNNNNNNNNNNNNNNNNNNNNNNNNNNNNNNNNNNNNNNNNNNNNNNNNNNNNNNNNNNNNNNNNNNNNNNNNNNNNNNNNNNNNNNNNNNNNNNNNNNNNNNNNNNNNNNNNNNNNNNNNNNNNNNNNNNNNNNNNNNNNNNNNNNNNNNNNNNNNNNNNNNNNNNNNNNNNNNNNNNNNNNNNNNNNNNNNNNNNNNNNNNNNNNNNNNNNNNNNNNNNNNNNNNNNNNNNNNNNNNNNNNNNNNNNNNNNNNNNNNNNNNNNNNNNNNNNNNNNNNNNNNNNNNNNNNNNNNNNNNNNNNNNNNNNNNNNNNNNNNNNNNNNNNNNNNNNNNNNNNNNNNNNNNNNNNNNNNNNNNNNNNNNNNNNNNNNNNNNNNNNNNNNNNNNNNNNNNNNNNNNNNNNNNNNNNNNNNNNNNNNNNNNNNNNNNNNNNNNNNNNNNNNNNNNNNNNNNNNNNNNNNNNNNNNNNNNNNNNNNNNNNNNNNNNNNNNNNNNNNNNNNNNNNNNNNNNNNNNNNNNNNNNNNNNNNNNNNNNNNNNNNNNNNNNNNNNNNNNNNNNNNNNNNNNNNNNNNNNNNNNNNNNNNNNNNNNNNNNNNNNNNNNNNNNNNNNNNNNNNNNNNNNNNNNNNNNNNNNNNNNNNNNNNNNNNNNNNNNNNNNNNNNNNNNNNNNNNNNNNNNNNNNNNNNNNNNNNNNNNNNNNNNNNNNNNNNNNNNNNNNNNNNNNNNNNNNNNNNNNNNNNNNNNNNNNNNNNNNNNNNNNNNNNNNNNNNNNNNNNNNNNNNNNNNNNNNNNNNNNNNNNNNNNNNNNNNNNNNNNNNNNNNNNNNNNNNNNNNNNNNNNNNNNNNNNNNNNNNNNNNNNNNNNNNNNNNNNNNNNNNNNNNNNNNNNNNNNNNNNNNNNNNNNNNNNNNNNNNNNNNNNNNNNNNNNNNNNNNNNNNNNNNNNNNNNNNNNNNNNNNNNNNNNNNNNNNNNNNNNNNNNNNNNNNNNNNNNNNNNNNNNNNNNNNNNNNNNNNNNNNNNNNNNNNNNNNNNNNNNNNNNNNNNNNNNNNNNNNNNNNNNNNNNNNNNNNNNNNNNNNNNNNNNNNNNNNNNNNNNNNNNNNNNNNNNNNNNNNNNNNNNNNNNNNNNNNNNNNNNNNNNNNNNNNNNNNNNNNNNNNNNNNNNNNNNNNNNNNNNNNNNNNNNNNNNNNNNNNNNNNNNNNNNNNNNNNNNNNNNNNNNNNNNNNNNNNNNNNNNNNNNNNNNNNNNNNNNNNNNNNNNNNNNNNNNNNNNNNNNNNNNNNNNNNNNNNNNNNNNNNNNNNNNNNNNNNNNNNNNNNNNNNNNNNNNNNNNNNNNNNNNNNNNNNNNNNNNNNNNNNNNNNNNNNNNNNNNNNNNNNNNNNNNNNNNNNNNNNNNNNNNNNNNNNNNNNNNNNNNNNNNNNNNNNNNNNNNNNNNNNNNNNNNNNNNNNNNNNNNNNNNNNNNNNNNNNNNNNNNNNNNNNNNNNNNNNNNNNNNNNNNNNNNNNNNNNNNNNNNNNNNNNNNNNNNNNNNNNNNNNNNNNNNNNNNNNNNNNNNNNNNNNNNNNNNNNNNNNNNNNNNNNNNNNNNNNNNNNNNNNNNNNNNNNNNNNNNNNNNNNNNNNNNNNNNNNNNNNNNNNNNNNNNNNNNNNNNNNNNNNNNNNNNNNNNNNNNNNNNNNNNNNNNNNNNNNNNNNNNNNNNNNNNNNNNNNNNNNNNNNNNNNNNNNNNNNNNNNNNNNNNNNNNNNNNNNNNNNNNNNNNNNNNNNNNNNNNNNNNNNNNNNNNNNNNNNNNNNNNNNNNNNNNNNNNNNNNNNNNNNNNNNNNNNNNNNNNNNNNNNNNNNNNNNNNNNNNNNNNNNNNNNNNNNNNNNNNNNNNNNNNNNNNNNNNNNNNNNNNNNNNNNNNNNNNNNNNNNNNNNNNNNNNNNNNNNNNNNNNNNNNNNNNNNNNNNNNNNNNNNNNNNNNNNNNNNNNNNNNNNNNNNNNNNNNNNNNNNNNNNNNNNNNNNNNNNNNNNNNNNNNNNNNNNNNNNNNNNNNNNNNNNNNNNNNNNNNNNNNNNNNNNNNNNNNNNNNNNNNNNNNNNNNNNNNNNNNNNNNNNNNNNNNNNNNNNNNNNNNNNNNNNNNNNNNNNNNNNNNNNNNNNNNNNNNNNNNNNNNNNNNNNNNNNNNNNNNNNNNNNNNNNNNNNNNNNNNNNNNNNNNNNNNNNNNNNNNNNNNNNNNNNNNNNNNNNNNNNNNNNNNNNNNNNNNNNNNNNNNNNNNNNNNNNNNNNNNNNNNNNNNNNNNNNNNNNNNNNNNNNNNNNNNNNNNNNNNNNNNNNNNNNNNNNNNNNNNNNNNNNNNNNNNNNNNNNNNNNNNNNNNNNNNNNNNNNNNNNNNNNNNNNNNNNNNNNNNNNNNNNNNNNNNNNNNNNNNNNNNNNNNNNNNNNNNNNNNNNNNNNNNNNNNNNNNNNNNNNNNNNNNNNNNNNNNNNNNNNNNNNNNNNNNNNNNNNNNNNNNNNNNNNNNNNNNNNNNNNNNNNNNNNNNNNNNNNNNNNNNNNNNNNNNNNNNNNNNNNNNNNNNNNNNNNNNNNNNNNNNNNNNNNNNNNNNNNNNNNNNNNNNNNNNNNNNNNNNNNNNNNNNNNNNNNNNNNNNNNNNNNNNNNNNNNNNNNNNNNNNNNNNNNNNNNNNNNNNNNNNNNNNNNNNNNNNNNNNNNNNNNNNNNNNNNNNNNNNNNNNNNNNNNNNNNNNNNNNNNNNNNNNNNNNNNNNNNNNNNNNNNNNNNNNNNNNNNNNNNNNNNNNNNNNNNNNNNNNNNNNNNNNNNNNNNNNNNNNNNNNNNNNNNNNNNNNNNNNNNNNNNNNNNNNNNNNNNNNNNNNNNNNNNNNNNNNNNNNNNNNNNNNNNNNNNNNNNNNNNNNNNNNNNNNNNNNNNNNNNNNNNNNNNNNNNNNNNNNNNNNNNNNNNNNNNNNNNNNNNNNNNNNNNNNNNNNNNNNNNNNNNNNNNNNNNNNNNNNNNNNNNNNNNNNNNNNNNNNNNNNNNNNNNNNNNNNNNNNNNNNNNNNNNNNNNNNNNNNNNNNNNNNNNNNNNNNNNNNNNNNNNNNNNNNNNNNNNNNNNNNNNNNNNNNNNNNNNNNNNNNNNNNNNNNNNNNNNNNNNNNNNNNNNNNNNNNNNNNNNNNNNNNNNNNNNNNNNNNNNNNNNNNNNNNNNNNNNNNNNNNNNNNNNNNNNNNNNNNNNNNNNNNNNNNNNNNNNNNNNNNNNNNNNNNNNNNNNNNNNNNNNNNNNNNNNNNNNNNNNNNNNNNNNNNNNNNNNNNNNNNNNNNNNNNNNNNNNNNNNNNNNNNNNNNTTCGACACTGCAAACATCCCTGGTATGATGAATACCTTAAAACCAAAAGTAAACCAGATATTGAAAGCAAGGGGTTCTAGCACTTATTGTCTCAATTGTTTTGTTATGAAACAATTGAAGGAATTAATGCGCCAGCCAGGATGGTCATGATAAAAAAAGTTGAATGGGCGTTTTCTGGCTAAAAAGTAATGTTAAAAATGCAAGCTTTCGGCCACTAGAACTATAATAATTGGTCTTCAACAGGCAAAAAGATGAATGAAGTAAACATACCGAGAATATATTATAgcgataaaaatgataacaatcgagtgaaattagggaaaaaaggtgattaaaaattttgttaaaaAGTATGCAGTATTTTCCTGGAAGTGGGCAAGGGTCATTGTCTGCATCAGGCATGAGAGAGGTATGCCAAGATTCTAGAAACTTCCTGATGCGGGAATGTTTTTGTTAAGGATCAGCGCATAGTTGAAGTCAATGACGTGGTTATGGGACCAAGCATGATTAGCAATTCTGGAGTCTTTGGCCGCTGTCTTCACCTTTCTAATACAATGTTCTTTTTTCTTGTGGCAAAGGATCTGCCTGTTTCGCCAACGTAATTCCAAGAGCAACTGCCACAGGGGATTTTGAAGACAACATTGGTTGTGAAGCTAATGGGGGTTGTGACTTAGGAATCGGAAAATTCTTGTTGGAGCGTTTTTAATGGCCTCTTGACAACGTTAATATCATGTGTTTTTCACAAACGTGTTAGGGGTTCAGTGACACCTTTGATGTACAGAAGAGACGCAAAGGAGTTGTACGTTTGGCTGAGCGCATTCCACTAATTTGAAAAACATACCAACTAATTCTTCAGGGGAAGGAATCATGGAAGATTGGCTTCTTGTCTTGATATTGTGAGTAAATTTAGAAGGATAGCCGTTGGACTATTcagccttacagccttacagtCCAACAGCTATGACCCTTCAAGGCAAGCAAGGAAGAACCCTTGGCTAGTGGAAGCCCCAGGTTACACCCCAGGCACCTACAGTTGTAATGTCTACTCAGTGATGTAAATGTGAACTGACTTTTTTCAAAGAGCCAATATCTGTTCTCCTTTATGAGTGCTTAACATGACTGTTACTAAATTAATGTTTTTAGCCATATTTCTTTGCTAATTGAAGCTGAAAACATAGCTACCCCGTTTCATTGGTACACGGCAATCAACGATACACGCTTAATAATAGGCTCACTGATTGTTATAATGATAACTTTCCTAACCTTAATAAAATATCAAAAGATTCCTTACACCATGAGTGATCATATTAGCAGTCTGCTCTATTGTTGTTGGTTGGTAGGCTTCATTTTTCTTCGCAGGAGGGTTCATCAGCCTTTgagtttgaaaatgaaaaaaatgtcaatCTGTAAGACAGGCACCAACATTTTTGGATTACCATCATGTTCTTACTCCAGACTTCCAGCTTTTCTTGTTGTAAGACCCCATTGCATGTTTGGGCCAGCTGCGTGCTCTGTCATTATTGCACCTGACTTGAGGCAAGGAATAAAACCATCTTGAGAAAGGATATTACAAACACCTGGATGCATTCTTTTCgtactttttaaaaaatatgtataCATGGATATTCCATTATCATATTCTTTCCAGATCTATTGTATTATCCGTAAGAAATAATACCAAACAATTCAGGCCCAAAGTTGCTTGAAGCAACCTTGACTTTTTGCCACTttaaaatgtcaggcaatatcatttccataatgtggcaaagaataaaaaaaatctcaccaAAGAAAAGTAAAACTACTAAGGAATTTCGGTCAAAAATAAGAATAcatgtatacagctattttgagaaaggttgtcggaaaaagtgcacgcgaccatcctgaaaggtattgtgggtgattttaagtgcactgtttttcaaagaaatttaaaagaatcgtacgggaggccactgatatatgtttgcgagtgctgaaggaaagtaacaaaagtaggttcgacagtcACAGTCGtcagcaacagtgtattgatcatatcccatattaccttttgggattgtcgcgtgcactttattcttgacaaactttctcgaaatagctgtatctGTCATTAGATGTGATATTGCCTTGGTAATGGCCATAATCCAAAAATTTACACCATAAACATGTACATTAGCCTTATTTATATCGGTACacatactggtaaatctctacagggaTTTCAAACGTTAAGATAAATTAACTACGTTTCCTTTTGTACCATGTGCCCTGCAGTAGCTtacgtttttcaaaaatctcaCTTGGTCCTCCTCAAGCCCGAATCGTTAGTATAAAACACACTTCAGGAAAATAGTGGGCCCTGTATTCTGCAGCTATACGCCTAAACTTACCTTGAGCAACTCAAGCAGGACATTTTGAAATCAAACTAATAATTATATTGCGTATGGCGGCCGGCAAGTCTGCTTCTTACATTCCTTTGTTGCCTTTTCGTAGGCTATTTGGCTAAGCGATGTCATTTAAAACAGCAGATTTTTAGCTTCGAGAATCACCGTGAGTGCAGTCACCGCCAAGGACGTCCGTTTGCAAATTGATTCCTATGAGGGCTGGGTGGGGGCTCGGACAAAAAGATATGGAGCGTATGTGAGCCAAGGGGAAATTTTCCAATTAAACCCTTCAAGGATAAACTTTAAGGGTTAAAAATAATCTTGCTGAAGGTTCAGTTGGTAAAGAGCAACACATGTTGAAACAAATTCATATTCCGCAAAACCTATTCTTCAGTCCACCCCTACTTTACCACGGACAAATCATCTCGTCTCTGCCCCGCACAAAATGTAACATCATCAGTCCTTTGCGGTCGTCCATAAAATACAAAGTCAAAGTCAGCTGAGTGGCGTTGCTTCAGGAGTTTTTTCCCAAACAAATGTAATTAAAAAAGATATTGTAATTGATTTTAACTCGCTGGGATGGCGGCTACAGAGCTTAAAGAACAAGGAAATCGTCTTTTTAGCGGCAGACATTATGACGATGCGGCTCAGTGTTACACCAAAGCTATCGTAAGTATTCAGATGTCATTGATCTTGAAACAATTTGCTTGTTCAGTTGGCTAGTGTGGTCATATTGATTATTGCTGCGGTCTTATTGCCATCAAATTATGTGTCCAATTACCTTACAAATTGTTAAAACTAATTAGAATAACTACGTTTATTATTGCTTCTCGAGGTTTCTATGAAAAATGCATGAAGGCATACATTCTTTACATGCTTTCCCTCATTAATAAGGTTGCAATTATCTTGACAACGGCACCATGACAGAATCATCAGTTTAATTCTCCTCTTTTTtgttgataataataacataatatTGTCAAATTAAGTTTGAAGCCTGTTACCCAAGTTAAGAAAACATCATTACAAAATCAATATGAAAGGATTTAATAGCGAGCAGTTGTCTATCAACAATGCTTGATGGAGCATAATAAATTGAAAACAACTTAAGGCTGATTATTAAATGCAATTATTGACTGCTTTGAGATCAGTGAATGTAGACTGTCTGACCCCCCCCCACTCTCTTGGATCTGACAGACAGTCTGAGTAAAATTTCACCGGGGCTCTAAAATGCTCTACCACCCATTGGTTTCTGCTTTTCTTACTATTAGGAGAACTTCACATCCCACGTAGGTTGAGAGGTCCAAATCTGTTGAGAAGTTTTTACCCTAAACCTTTTAAGTCAGCTCAAACCCTGGGGCTCCCATATTCATTTGTCTAAGGAACCTCAAGATTAGGCTCAAAGAAGTCCTGTTTCTAATCGATTGTTTCTATTTACAATGATGATGTACACTAAATTAATCATTTCTTTATTGTTGTAATAGTTGTAGTACTTTAATTCACAGCTTTTGGGAAGAACAAAAGtgcaattttttgtaatttttgagcAAGATTACTGTGATGAAATAAAGTACAATATCCTGCTATTCTACATGTATTCTAATGAATTCTGTTTTGGATACTGTTTCAGATCAAGAATCCTTCAATTCCAACTTTCTTCACAAATCGTGCACTCTGCCATCTTAAACTAAAGAAATGGACACAAGCCATAAGTGATTGTCGCCGTGCTTTAGAGCTGGACTCGAATTTGGTGAAGGCCCATTTCTTCCTTGGTCAGGCATTACTAGAGCAAGAAAGCTATGATGAGGCTCTTACAAGTTTGAAAAGGGGTAAGAAAGTGATCGTGTCATTTGCTGGACTACATGTTACTTAGTTTTGTGGTTTGCTTTTGTAAGTTTTAAGAACAGCTCAGTGAGGACAATTTTACATTTTAGCTTAAATTACagcgcactggtggctcagttggttgagcatcaggctgTCACGCGTGAGGTCGCGGGTttgaaccccggccggatcaacactcagggtcgtaaaataactgaggagaaagtgctgcctttgaaatgtcatatacaaatggttagactttcaagtcttctcggataagcaCTGTCTACTGTATACACTgtaaaccataggccccgtctcacaaatatcttctatgttcataagttccctgtgggacgttaaagaacccacacactatttgagaagagtaagggataaagtccccggtgttggaTAAAGGtgggataaagtccccggtgttgtgtctgtcctgttctctccagcagaagtggccggcttggcagtgatgtctctaaaaaggcttgtgatATACGCAGAATCAGCCATACATCAAAAAGGCACTTTGCctagtgctggaacatgtagatgtaaatGTACAGAACTGATGTAGATGtacagctgtaaatgtagaagaACAATCTTGAACCCGGACCTTTTCTCTTTTTATAGACCacattcataaatggcgaccaataaataattaattttttacatGCTGATCAGACCAACTAGCCTTATCTTAAACCAACTTAcatttctttgtgttttgtCTGTGCAAATGAGGCTAATGTGTCTAATTAGCATTTATAAATGTGGTGTATACGTTGTCAATAGAAACGCCGTGCCTACTGCTGCTTGCATGGCCAGCATAATTCTAAGTAGTTCTAAAACGGTTCAAGGAATAAGATCTTAGCACATGCTAGCAGAGATACATTTACAGTGGATCAATATGTACACTGAGAAGTCAATCCGTACTCTCTGATAACAATGTGGGTTCTTTAATTTCCCATAGAGGTTTAATATTTGTTCACAAAATGTGTTGTGGGACAGGGCCtgggtttatttttaatttagtcTTTTTTTTCTAGATTGATGAGATTTTTGCACTTTAAGAAACCGAGAGTTTCCGAACCTCTTACTTGTGGAAGACTTTTCTGAGGTTGGTCTTTTCAAAGAGTAATCTTGCAGCAGCAGTTACTTATGAAtggttatttttcattttgttgtttgtgACCAGCTTATGACTTGGCTAGGGAACAGAAACTGAACTTTGGAGATGACATTGCAGGTGCAGTCCGGCTGGCTAAAAAAAAGGTAGAATAACAGAGGTAGACCTTTACAGCAAGCAGACATCATTTCatttatattttcatttcttcaCTACATTCATTGTACAAGAATGTAAATTTACAAGATAAAGAGAAAAGTGGCAGCAGGAAAGCTGAACAAAACCATGGAGCTTATATGAAAATTAGGTTTCTTCACAAAGAACAAGGAGGAGTGACCATAACAAAAAGCAAGAGGCAGAAGGTTGAGAGCCAATCTTCTATTGAAAAGTAATACTAACACATATAGTTAACAAATAAACTTTCTTTTTGCTTGACCatatttttaaagtttgcaAGAGGTGAAGAACTACGAGTGATATCTGAACTTAATTAAACTATAATTAAAAAACTTTGGTGATTGAAAATACACCTGTAAGTTATTCTTTTGATGTGTTGCTGATAATTCTGATTTACAGTGTATTCGTGTTGAAAAAGAGTCTAATGATGAAAAAGTTCCAGTTTTCATGGAATAAGCCAGATTCTTACTCTCAGGGAGGGTTGTCAAAAGTAGCCCCCTCGGTTCAGTAATACTGTAGTCAGAGACTACTTTGTTGTGCTACGCGAACGAGATGGTCTACCCAccagaaacttacgatagtgcaaagttatattttgaggcaACATTTTTGTCAACGTCGccatcgtagatcttaaagtccccaATATGGCTGCCTCTATATATGTTGTGCCTCTCCTTAACAGAGAGAGAGGTGTCACTGTCCTCATCCAAGCAGCATTGGCTTTCCTCTTCCCTCTGAGTTATCTGTGCAAATGCAACTTTTGGATACAGTCCCGACTGACTGGCATTACTTTTTTACTCTAGTGCCACTTAATACCTTCTTAACGTTCAAAACAATGTTGTTCATGTTGTAGAAGTTTAATGTGGCAGAAGAAAGAAGGATATCACAGGAAATAGAGCTGCAGTCATATCTTAGTAACCTTAttattgaagaaaagaaaaggtgaGGAAATAGTGTTTTGAAGAGTTTTGATTGTTGAAATTGGACAgtaagcattattattattattattattattattattattattattcttatattattattattattattattattatattgctTGTATCATAAAAccacaaatttgaaaattctCCCTTACATGTAGGTCTTTTCCATGACGATGTGGTTTAAACCATTGacccctaggagtgagactttaaaacagattttactctgtctaatgccagacgatttactcatcaactggagGTGTCCCATGCTAGGGTGCTTGAGGAGTCAATCGGTTAAACACTGGCAAGCTGTCATGGCAGCCCATAACACTATAATATTATGTGGAAGGAAACAATACACTTCCAAGCAATGGGTGACAATAGTTAATAAGGGTTGTGCtcaatatacatgtaagtaGGTGAGCGTAAAGTAAAGCTATAATAGATATACAAACCATCCAAATTCGTTCAATTTCATACGGTGTTTCGGAAAGCAAAGTTCCTCGAGAATTTCACAGAGATCTATTTACAATGCCACCGCACTGAAATGTTGCCAATTGATATGATCTATTTTTCGGTTTTAACAGTATTGTAATTTTGATTCATGTTACGTTTAACGCTCGCCATGAGCATCGTTTTGTCGTTTAAATTCGCGAACGTTTGTGTAACCATCGGACTTCTATAAAAATTTATGCCAATCTTGCCGCTTCAGTGATTCTCGTGAGACGAGAGTCTTGTCTCTAATGACGAGTGTCTCGTCTCTCGAGGCGAGActctcgtctctagagacgagactcTCGTCTCGCAAGAAACAAGACGAgactggtaacttacttttgagcggtactgtaagtGGGTGAGCGTGAAGTAAAGCTataataaatatacatgtaccagaTTATTTAAAGCTTAAGTACGAATATCAGATTTCAAgctttttcattggctcgccggacacaggctatcagttcatatgcCTGCTGTATCTAATATGGCCAAGGGACGCATCAACAAAAAagtgagctgaaaacatttttgcagctcttaGAAAAATGATGACCAACAAAAGCTGTTTTGGACCAGAATTGActgaggcagaaatcgatgctttagttgACAATACATGGAAGAGTTATTAATCctggggtttttaataaaacaatattttaattttattctaCTTGGGCTTGCTGaatggatatgaaatgattataaccaattCAGCACTACACGcttcgttggttatctatcacttcatgtTAAAAATGCTCGACAACCTAGTAGAATACGAAACAAGATATTTAAGTCTGAATTATGCATATACACCAGCATGCCCTCATAGAATAATAAAATCAATCAATGGTACAGATGtcttcactgttttttttttcatttttcttaagcTTGACACATTTTGAGGTCATCTGTGATCTGTTGAACACTTGTGTGTTCAAATGTAATTTCTTCATACTGAAATTTGTTAGCATCTGCTTTTAGGCAAGTTGCTGCTGTTGGAAAGGACCCCAATGAAGATGAAGTTGAGAAAATCAAACTAGAATGTGTGAGGTTTTGCATGTACTGTACAGCTGTATCCTGTGTGGGGCTGTTTATGTGGAACCTTGGGAGAAGATCCAAGATGATGGATCATCCTGGAACGCCGCTTTTTGTATTCgctttactgtacatgcttcatTTCTAGCTGTGTTATAGTACACTTAGTCTAATTATTGTCACCCAGCTGCCACAGGTCTCCTATATTGCGTCAGTGGTAGAG
The genomic region above belongs to Montipora capricornis isolate CH-2021 chromosome 8, ASM3666992v2, whole genome shotgun sequence and contains:
- the LOC138060315 gene encoding E3 ubiquitin-protein ligase CHIP-like isoform X1 — encoded protein: MAATELKEQGNRLFSGRHYDDAAQCYTKAIIKNPSIPTFFTNRALCHLKLKKWTQAISDCRRALELDSNLVKAHFFLGQALLEQESYDEALTSLKRAYDLAREQKLNFGDDIAGAVRLAKKKKFNVAEERRISQEIELQSYLSNLIIEEKKRQVAAVGKDPNEDEVEKIKLECDGRLSEVDSLFKQVDERRKKREVPDYLCGRISFELMKDPVITPSGITYPSQIISIILKVCLLNTSLAKFCALIFNPKAVYFECKFSILQSEITHIQCSAKGKVTSFTR
- the LOC138060315 gene encoding E3 ubiquitin-protein ligase CHIP-like isoform X2, with the translated sequence MAATELKEQGNRLFSGRHYDDAAQCYTKAIIKNPSIPTFFTNRALCHLKLKKWTQAISDCRRALELDSNLVKAHFFLGQALLEQESYDEALTSLKRAYDLAREQKLNFGDDIAGAVRLAKKKKFNVAEERRISQEIELQSYLSNLIIEEKKRQVAAVGKDPNEDEVEKIKLECDGRLSEVDSLFKQVDERRKKREVPDYLCGRISFELMKDPVITPSGITYDRKHIEEHLQRVGHFDPVTRTDLKQEQLSPNLVMKEVIDAFITENEWVVEEY